One window of Chroococcidiopsis sp. TS-821 genomic DNA carries:
- a CDS encoding Tab2/Atab2 family RNA-binding protein, translated as MGSIWEIDFYSRPILDENQKKVWEVLVCESLTDIRAKPDALFRFAKYCPSTQVNSVWLRTALEEAIAQAGVTPVKFRFFRRQMNNMITKACQDLGIPAQPSRRTLALNLWLQQRMEEVYPQEPGYQAATNPSVRMEVPLPQRLPDALIGQQWAFVTLEAAAFADMPEWEIGFGEAFPLEIAGVKPDTKIPGVIVLSPRAMPLAGWMSGLELANIKFDSKETPQLLLETGVTESWILASFKDPQTIAEAKGFENAKQQANGVHFLAVQANPEVEAFAGFWLLQEPNLP; from the coding sequence ATGGGCAGTATCTGGGAAATTGATTTCTACTCACGTCCAATTTTGGATGAGAACCAAAAAAAAGTTTGGGAAGTTTTAGTATGCGAGAGTCTTACAGATATCCGTGCCAAACCTGATGCGCTATTTCGCTTCGCCAAGTATTGTCCGAGTACGCAGGTAAACTCGGTGTGGTTGCGCACTGCGTTAGAAGAAGCGATCGCCCAAGCAGGGGTAACACCTGTCAAATTCCGCTTCTTTCGCCGTCAGATGAATAATATGATTACGAAAGCTTGCCAAGACTTAGGAATTCCCGCACAACCGAGTCGCCGGACGTTGGCGTTGAATTTGTGGCTGCAACAACGCATGGAGGAAGTTTATCCGCAAGAACCTGGATACCAAGCTGCAACGAATCCTTCAGTACGCATGGAAGTACCGCTACCGCAACGTTTACCTGATGCCTTAATCGGGCAACAATGGGCATTTGTGACGCTAGAAGCGGCTGCATTTGCCGATATGCCAGAGTGGGAAATTGGTTTTGGCGAAGCTTTTCCTCTGGAAATCGCAGGCGTTAAACCTGATACAAAAATTCCTGGAGTAATCGTGTTATCTCCCCGCGCTATGCCTTTAGCAGGGTGGATGTCAGGTTTAGAGTTAGCCAATATCAAGTTTGACAGTAAAGAAACACCACAACTTCTTCTAGAAACTGGCGTGACGGAAAGCTGGATCTTGGCTAGCTTTAAAGATCCTCAGACGATCGCAGAAGCCAAAGGCTTTGAAAATGCTAAACAACAAGCGAATGGAGTTCACTTTTTAGCAGTCCAAGCAAACCCAGAAGTAGAAGCTTTTGCAGGATTTTGGCTATTACAAGAACCCAATCTGCCGTAA
- a CDS encoding FdhF/YdeP family oxidoreductase, whose amino-acid sequence MDTNPQSQPPFHETNEDTPEIGGGLPVIEYWAKHTLSPEGPKLWKTLFHHSACLSCSWGTGGQKGGFTNEVGEKLQRCMKSVEAISAEIQPPVPKHFFETHSIAELQQLSSLEADRLGRLSFPVILRAGSSHYDRISWEEIYEIATTAFQKPPERVASYSSGRGSNEAAFLLQLMLRTLGSNNLADCSDLCHAPSTTALKAMFGTNTSIVSLESLKQADCVVLAGANSAYNHPRLMNELIKIRDRGGKVIVINPVMEIGLVKFGSPAFPVKSLIPGSEIASLYLQPIPGSDVALFIGIQKALIEKGYIDQAFLQAHTEGWEAVVEDARSLSWETLTATCGVSQSEIETAATIIGTSKNVVFGWAMGITQHTNGVDNVYSIANTALISGQIGKMGAGVMPVRGHSNVQGFGSMGVTVKLKEEIKQALEQLLGRSLNLPKGYHTRDLIEAADAGKVDSLICVGGNLYGANPDSTQAKRALGNIDTIIYLATKPNIGHFHGLAKTNTIIIPVLNRFENPHKTTVESGNNFVRLNDEGKTHLKNADLISEVEFLTELAHRLLGEYPVEWRKMQDTRYVRQLIAKTIPGYEKIATIDDTREEFTISGRIVTEPRFKTPSGKAKMFATPLPHLTLPKPQDFGVESDNCLVLALMTGRSYSQHNTVVYKIGDRYRGMPHRYCILMNRIDAEKINLAQGDRVTVQGDAGKLDNIEVIYGAVREGAALMFYPEVNVIFKAKTETRSGTPAYKRVPVVVYAHSERNK is encoded by the coding sequence ATGGATACTAACCCCCAATCCCAACCACCGTTTCATGAAACTAATGAGGACACACCTGAAATCGGTGGTGGGCTACCTGTGATTGAGTATTGGGCAAAGCATACGCTATCGCCAGAAGGTCCAAAGCTGTGGAAAACGCTATTTCATCATAGTGCTTGTTTATCTTGTTCTTGGGGTACAGGCGGGCAAAAGGGAGGATTTACGAACGAGGTTGGCGAAAAGTTGCAACGTTGCATGAAAAGCGTTGAAGCAATCTCCGCCGAAATTCAGCCCCCAGTACCAAAACATTTCTTTGAAACGCATTCAATTGCCGAACTGCAACAATTATCTTCGTTAGAAGCCGATCGCTTAGGGAGATTGAGTTTTCCAGTGATTCTCCGCGCAGGAAGTTCGCACTACGATCGCATTTCTTGGGAAGAGATTTATGAAATCGCCACTACCGCATTTCAGAAACCACCCGAACGCGTTGCATCTTATAGTTCGGGACGTGGTTCTAATGAAGCAGCATTTTTACTACAACTGATGCTGCGAACGCTTGGTTCTAATAATCTTGCCGATTGTTCAGATTTGTGTCATGCACCTTCTACAACCGCACTCAAAGCGATGTTTGGCACAAATACTTCGATTGTCAGCTTAGAAAGCTTGAAACAAGCAGATTGTGTGGTACTAGCAGGTGCGAATTCTGCGTATAATCATCCTCGCTTGATGAATGAGTTAATCAAGATACGCGATCGCGGCGGTAAAGTTATTGTCATTAATCCGGTGATGGAAATCGGGTTAGTGAAATTTGGTTCGCCAGCATTTCCTGTCAAATCGTTGATTCCTGGTTCGGAAATTGCTTCGCTGTATCTCCAGCCAATTCCTGGTAGTGATGTCGCATTGTTTATTGGTATCCAAAAAGCATTAATTGAAAAAGGATATATTGACCAAGCGTTTTTGCAAGCACATACTGAAGGATGGGAAGCCGTCGTAGAAGACGCGCGATCGCTTTCTTGGGAAACTCTTACTGCTACCTGTGGCGTCTCGCAATCAGAAATTGAAACAGCCGCAACCATTATTGGTACATCTAAAAATGTCGTCTTTGGGTGGGCAATGGGTATTACGCAACATACCAACGGCGTTGATAATGTTTATAGCATTGCAAATACGGCATTAATTAGCGGTCAAATTGGCAAAATGGGAGCCGGAGTTATGCCTGTACGCGGACATTCTAACGTGCAGGGCTTTGGTTCTATGGGTGTAACGGTCAAACTCAAAGAAGAAATTAAGCAGGCGTTAGAACAACTTTTAGGGCGATCGCTCAATTTACCAAAAGGCTATCACACCCGCGATCTTATCGAAGCCGCAGACGCAGGTAAGGTAGACAGTCTCATTTGTGTTGGCGGGAATCTTTACGGTGCCAATCCTGACTCGACACAAGCAAAACGCGCGTTAGGCAACATCGACACCATAATTTATCTGGCGACTAAACCGAATATCGGACACTTTCACGGACTCGCAAAAACAAATACGATTATTATCCCTGTTCTCAATCGCTTTGAAAACCCACACAAAACAACAGTTGAATCAGGTAATAACTTCGTACGACTCAACGACGAAGGTAAAACGCATTTAAAAAATGCCGATCTCATTTCAGAAGTAGAGTTTTTAACCGAACTCGCGCATCGCTTACTCGGAGAATACCCTGTCGAGTGGCGCAAGATGCAAGATACGCGCTATGTACGGCAACTCATTGCTAAAACTATTCCAGGGTACGAAAAAATTGCCACTATCGATGATACCAGGGAAGAATTCACGATTTCCGGGCGGATTGTCACCGAACCTCGCTTCAAAACTCCCTCAGGAAAGGCAAAAATGTTCGCAACGCCGCTGCCTCATCTTACCCTACCTAAACCGCAAGATTTTGGCGTTGAATCGGATAATTGTCTCGTTCTCGCGTTGATGACAGGGCGCAGCTACTCGCAACACAATACCGTTGTTTACAAAATTGGCGATCGCTATCGCGGAATGCCTCATCGCTACTGCATTTTGATGAATCGCATCGACGCTGAGAAAATAAATTTGGCACAAGGCGATCGCGTTACTGTACAAGGTGACGCAGGTAAATTAGACAACATAGAAGTCATTTACGGTGCAGTTCGAGAAGGCGCTGCATTGATGTTTTATCCTGAAGTGAACGTTATTTTTAAGGCAAAAACCGAAACGCGTTCTGGTACACCTGCTTACAAGCGAGTGCCAGTCGTTGTTTATGCCCATTCGGAGCGAAATAAGTAA
- the ilvC gene encoding ketol-acid reductoisomerase, giving the protein MRHLTEGVAPMARMYYDTDANLDLLAQKTIAIIGYGSQGHAHALNLKDSGMNVIVGLYPGSKSAAKAEAAGLKVHSVSDAAAAADFIMILLPDEVQKSVYKDEIEPNLSEGKVLAFAHGFNIHFGQVVPPTNVDVVMIAPKGPGHLVRRTYEQGQGVPALFAVYQDASGQARDRAMAYAKGIGGTRGGILETTFREETETDLFGEQAVLCGGLSALIKAGFETLVAAGYQPELAYFECLHEVKLIVDLIVEGGLAKMRDSISNTAEYGDYTRGPRIVTEQTKAEMRKILQEIQSGQFAREFVLENQAGKPGFIAMRRQEAEHPIEEVGKDLRAMFSWMKKD; this is encoded by the coding sequence ATTAGACACTTGACCGAAGGAGTTGCCCCTATGGCTCGGATGTATTATGACACTGATGCCAATTTAGATCTTTTAGCACAAAAAACAATTGCCATTATCGGCTATGGTTCTCAGGGTCATGCCCATGCCTTAAATTTGAAAGACAGTGGCATGAATGTCATCGTTGGGCTGTATCCAGGTAGCAAGTCAGCAGCAAAAGCCGAAGCCGCAGGGTTGAAAGTTCATTCGGTGAGTGATGCAGCCGCAGCCGCAGACTTTATTATGATTCTGCTACCTGATGAAGTGCAAAAAAGTGTCTACAAAGACGAAATTGAACCAAATCTCAGCGAAGGTAAAGTTCTTGCTTTCGCACACGGATTCAACATTCACTTTGGTCAAGTTGTACCACCCACCAATGTAGATGTGGTGATGATCGCCCCCAAAGGACCAGGACACTTAGTGCGGCGGACATACGAACAAGGACAAGGCGTACCAGCATTATTTGCAGTGTATCAAGATGCAAGTGGTCAAGCACGCGATCGCGCAATGGCATACGCCAAAGGTATCGGTGGAACTCGCGGCGGTATTCTCGAAACAACTTTCCGTGAAGAAACAGAAACCGATTTATTCGGCGAACAAGCGGTTCTTTGTGGTGGCTTGAGTGCCTTAATTAAAGCCGGATTTGAAACCCTAGTTGCAGCAGGATATCAACCTGAACTCGCGTATTTTGAATGTCTGCATGAAGTTAAGTTGATTGTAGACTTAATTGTAGAAGGCGGTTTAGCGAAAATGCGCGATAGCATTTCTAACACTGCTGAATACGGTGACTACACGCGCGGACCTCGGATTGTTACCGAACAAACCAAAGCAGAAATGCGCAAGATTCTCCAGGAAATTCAGTCAGGGCAATTTGCGCGTGAATTTGTGCTAGAAAATCAAGCAGGTAAACCTGGCTTCATCGCAATGCGCCGTCAAGAAGCCGAACACCCCATTGAGGAAGTCGGTAAAGATCTACGTGCTATGTTCAGTTGGATGAAAAAAGACTAA
- a CDS encoding TldD/PmbA family protein, which yields MGSENLSQSSLAEQLLDLSIKAGAEVAEVYQSRSLSRPVFFEANRLKQLESTQAEGTALRLWRNGRPGLAVAYGSVEPQALVDRAIALSQLNEPETIEVESHSQSLYPDLGEAVSVEQLVEWGKQAIALIRDVYPEVLISAEWDSDVETTRLVNSLGLDCYYTDTTLGCYVSAEWVRGDDFLSVSDGQTERGSLQPEKIAQQIIQRLDWATENVASPAGRVPVLFTSKAADMLWGTVQAALNGKRVIEKASPWSDRVGKPVISPILTLYQDPEAGPYSCPFDDEGTPTQRVVFIQNGILQNFYCDRTTGRQLNISSTGNGFRPGLGSYPTPGMFNLLIQPGSGSLLDLIHKLDDGIIVDQMLGGGGSISGDFSINVDLGYRVKHGQVLGRVKDTMVAGNVYAALKQLVALGGDAEWNGSCYTPSVVVEGLSTTGRG from the coding sequence ATGGGTTCTGAAAACTTATCACAATCGTCACTTGCAGAACAACTACTCGATCTCTCCATAAAAGCAGGGGCTGAGGTAGCTGAGGTGTATCAATCGCGATCGCTTTCTCGACCAGTTTTTTTTGAAGCGAATCGCCTCAAGCAACTAGAAAGTACTCAAGCAGAAGGAACTGCATTGCGACTGTGGCGCAACGGACGTCCAGGACTCGCGGTAGCTTATGGCTCTGTAGAACCCCAAGCGTTGGTAGATCGCGCCATTGCACTGAGTCAACTCAATGAACCCGAAACAATTGAAGTTGAGAGTCATTCGCAATCTCTTTATCCTGACTTAGGGGAAGCGGTAAGCGTAGAACAACTCGTCGAGTGGGGAAAACAAGCGATCGCTTTAATTCGGGATGTTTACCCTGAAGTTTTGATTAGTGCTGAGTGGGATAGTGATGTCGAAACGACGCGATTAGTTAACTCACTCGGTTTAGATTGCTACTACACCGATACGACGTTGGGGTGTTACGTATCCGCTGAGTGGGTACGCGGCGATGATTTTTTGAGTGTCTCTGACGGACAAACCGAACGCGGTAGCTTACAACCAGAAAAAATTGCACAGCAAATTATCCAACGCCTCGACTGGGCGACAGAAAATGTCGCATCCCCCGCAGGGAGAGTTCCTGTTTTATTCACCTCCAAAGCTGCGGATATGCTATGGGGAACTGTGCAAGCAGCGTTAAATGGCAAGCGAGTTATCGAAAAAGCTTCGCCGTGGAGCGATCGCGTCGGTAAACCTGTAATCTCTCCTATACTCACGTTGTATCAAGACCCTGAAGCGGGACCGTATAGTTGTCCGTTTGACGATGAAGGTACGCCTACGCAACGAGTTGTATTTATTCAAAATGGCATCTTACAAAATTTCTACTGCGATCGCACCACCGGACGTCAACTAAATATCAGTAGTACAGGGAACGGCTTTCGCCCTGGGTTAGGAAGCTACCCCACACCAGGAATGTTTAACTTACTGATTCAGCCTGGTTCTGGTTCACTCCTGGATTTGATTCATAAGCTCGATGATGGAATTATTGTCGATCAAATGTTGGGTGGTGGCGGTAGCATCTCTGGTGACTTTTCGATCAATGTTGACTTAGGCTACCGCGTAAAACACGGGCAAGTTTTAGGGCGCGTGAAAGATACAATGGTTGCGGGAAATGTGTACGCAGCACTCAAACAATTAGTGGCACTTGGTGGCGATGCTGAGTGGAACGGGAGTTGTTACACTCCGTCTGTTGTTGTTGAAGGATTATCGACGACAGGAAGAGGTTAA
- the pip gene encoding prolyl aminopeptidase has product MRELYPLVAPYNEGNLQVSDLHTIYYEESGNPQGKPVVLLHGGPGGGCPPFYRQYFHPEKWRVVMFDQRGCGKSTPHAELRENTTWDLVSDIEKLREHLKIERWAVFGGSWGSTLSLAYSQTHPERCTELILRGIFLLRQKELHWFYQEGASNIFPDAWEEFVKPIPEAERDNLLVAYYKRLTSSDAQTRLKAARAWSIWEASTSRLYPDLNLIQTFGESNFADAFARIECHYFINKGFFDTEDQLLLNVSRIRHIPAVIIQGRYDVVCPMISAWELHQAWQEAEFIVVPDAGHSMSEPGIRSALIEATDKFVED; this is encoded by the coding sequence ATGCGAGAACTTTACCCACTCGTTGCACCCTACAACGAAGGAAATTTGCAAGTTTCTGACTTGCATACGATTTACTACGAAGAGTCAGGTAATCCTCAAGGTAAACCCGTTGTTCTACTTCATGGAGGACCTGGAGGCGGGTGTCCGCCATTTTATCGCCAATACTTTCATCCAGAAAAGTGGCGAGTTGTCATGTTCGATCAGCGCGGTTGCGGTAAAAGTACGCCCCATGCAGAACTGCGCGAAAATACAACGTGGGATTTAGTCAGTGATATTGAAAAGTTACGCGAACACTTAAAAATTGAACGCTGGGCAGTTTTTGGTGGTAGCTGGGGAAGTACTTTATCTTTAGCCTATAGTCAAACGCATCCTGAACGTTGTACAGAGCTTATTTTACGGGGAATTTTTTTGCTACGCCAAAAAGAGTTGCACTGGTTTTATCAAGAGGGCGCGAGTAATATTTTTCCTGATGCTTGGGAAGAATTTGTTAAACCAATTCCTGAAGCTGAACGCGATAATCTGCTTGTTGCTTACTACAAACGCTTGACAAGTTCCGATGCACAAACGCGGCTGAAAGCAGCCCGTGCTTGGTCAATTTGGGAAGCAAGTACGAGTAGATTATATCCCGATTTGAATTTGATTCAAACGTTTGGTGAAAGTAATTTTGCTGATGCTTTCGCGCGTATTGAATGCCATTATTTCATTAATAAAGGTTTTTTTGATACTGAAGATCAATTGCTTCTTAATGTCAGTCGAATTCGTCACATTCCGGCTGTGATTATTCAAGGACGCTATGATGTAGTTTGTCCTATGATTTCAGCATGGGAGTTGCACCAGGCTTGGCAAGAAGCAGAATTTATTGTTGTTCCTGATGCAGGACATTCAATGAGCGAACCTGGAATTCGCAGCGCTTTGATTGAAGCAACCGATAAATTTGTAGAAGATTAG
- a CDS encoding DUF6544 family protein — MLTTVFLSIGALVAIAFIVLASLQQRRQQQLNYAWRQLETQPESEFTQDAIATLPAPVQRYFLHAITPGTALATAVRLEMSGSLRMGQDRPWLPMRAREIISVKGFIWQAKIGRGLMQFQGADSCVDGTGKVQFSLWGLLPIVDASNANITRSSIGRLVAEYIWLPSALLPQNGVNWQALDENTIQASLKVDGEPVTLTLTINADGKLIKLSFPRWSDLAKEKDWTYIPMGGEFLAERTFNGYTIPSQVILGYDFSTQYSEFFQATLEQAEFLGISK; from the coding sequence ATGCTAACGACGGTTTTTTTGAGTATTGGTGCATTGGTAGCGATCGCCTTCATTGTTCTCGCAAGTTTACAACAAAGACGACAACAACAGCTAAATTATGCGTGGCGACAGCTAGAAACTCAGCCAGAGAGTGAGTTTACTCAAGATGCGATCGCAACATTACCTGCGCCTGTACAGCGCTACTTTTTACACGCTATAACCCCAGGAACTGCGCTAGCAACTGCGGTGCGTCTAGAAATGAGTGGTAGCTTGAGAATGGGGCAAGATCGACCTTGGCTTCCTATGCGAGCTAGAGAAATTATTTCAGTAAAAGGCTTTATCTGGCAAGCAAAAATAGGTCGCGGTTTAATGCAATTTCAAGGAGCCGATTCTTGTGTTGATGGTACAGGTAAAGTGCAATTTTCGCTGTGGGGACTTTTACCCATAGTCGATGCTAGTAACGCCAACATCACGCGCTCAAGCATCGGGCGATTAGTCGCAGAGTATATCTGGCTACCTTCCGCCTTACTTCCGCAAAATGGTGTAAATTGGCAAGCACTTGACGAAAATACAATTCAAGCGAGTTTAAAAGTAGATGGCGAACCTGTCACGCTCACTCTAACAATCAACGCAGACGGTAAACTCATAAAGCTTTCTTTCCCTCGTTGGAGCGACCTTGCTAAAGAAAAGGATTGGACTTACATTCCTATGGGTGGAGAATTTTTAGCAGAACGCACCTTCAACGGTTATACCATTCCATCACAAGTCATTCTAGGCTACGACTTCAGTACGCAATATTCTGAATTCTTCCAAGCCACACTTGAACAGGCTGAATTTCTAGGAATTTCCAAGTGA
- the arsS gene encoding arsenosugar biosynthesis radical SAM (seleno)protein ArsS (Some members of this family are selenoproteins.) — protein sequence MTHTLSTITPFKSKLCSPLTKSKIKVLQINLGKRCNLACTHCHVEAGPKRTEELSSEVCEQLIQVIQNFPEIEIVDLTGGAPEMNYGFKPLVQAARSTGKEVIVRSNLVIYFEPGFADLPEFFAQNQLHVVASLPCYLSDNVDRMRGSGVFDASIRALQWLNQLGYGKEPNFILDLVFNPQLPASEEKFSLPPDQGKLEQTYKMFLQEHFGIVFNHLFTIANLPVGRTAGYLQRQKLYSPYLKFLENNFNASTVEHLMCRSELSVDYLGNIYDCDFNQMMNLPAKTRNGEVLNITKLLEAGTLDVIDEIQTAPYCYGCTAGSGSSCGGALVEE from the coding sequence ATGACCCATACTCTATCAACAATAACACCTTTCAAATCAAAGCTTTGCTCGCCTTTAACTAAAAGCAAAATCAAAGTTTTACAAATTAATTTAGGTAAGCGATGTAACTTAGCTTGTACGCATTGCCATGTCGAAGCAGGACCAAAACGTACTGAAGAACTTTCTTCTGAAGTGTGCGAACAATTAATTCAAGTTATTCAAAATTTTCCTGAGATTGAAATTGTCGATCTGACTGGTGGCGCACCGGAGATGAATTATGGATTTAAACCGTTAGTGCAAGCTGCAAGAAGCACAGGAAAAGAAGTTATTGTTCGTTCTAATTTAGTGATTTATTTTGAGCCAGGGTTTGCAGATTTACCAGAGTTTTTTGCTCAAAATCAACTTCATGTTGTCGCATCGCTGCCTTGTTATCTATCTGATAATGTTGATAGAATGCGCGGTTCCGGCGTTTTTGATGCCTCAATTCGGGCTTTACAGTGGCTCAATCAATTAGGTTATGGTAAAGAGCCAAATTTCATTTTAGATCTAGTCTTTAATCCTCAATTACCTGCAAGTGAAGAGAAATTTTCTCTCCCTCCAGACCAGGGTAAGCTAGAACAAACTTATAAAATGTTCTTGCAAGAACATTTTGGAATTGTATTTAACCACCTCTTTACGATCGCAAATTTACCTGTAGGAAGAACTGCTGGGTATCTACAACGTCAAAAACTTTACAGCCCTTATTTGAAGTTTTTAGAAAATAATTTTAATGCAAGTACTGTAGAGCATTTAATGTGTCGTAGTGAACTATCAGTAGATTATTTAGGAAATATTTATGATTGTGATTTTAATCAAATGATGAATTTGCCTGCGAAAACTCGTAACGGTGAAGTGCTAAATATTACTAAACTCCTTGAAGCTGGAACTCTGGATGTAATTGATGAAATTCAAACAGCACCTTATTGTTATGGTTGTACAGCAGGATCTGGTTCGAGTTGTGGTGGTGCTTTAGTTGAAGAATAG
- a CDS encoding SDR family NAD(P)-dependent oxidoreductase — protein MNRVKDEVIIVTGGAAGIGKATCILLAKEGAKVAVTDILDKEGKTLVENITNNGGEAAYWHLDVSQEAEVEKVFTEVRQKWGKIDVLVNNAGISGVNKPTHEITEKEWNSLMAINVNGVFFCTKHAIPAMIDAGGGSIINLSSIYGLVGAADSPPYHASKGAVRLMSKTDALLYAKNHIRVNSVHPGFIWTPMVESFIQQQGEPEAVRQKLDSLHPIGHMGDPDDIAYGILYLASDESKFVTGAELVIDGGYTAQ, from the coding sequence ATGAATCGAGTCAAAGACGAAGTTATTATCGTCACTGGTGGCGCAGCCGGTATTGGAAAAGCTACTTGCATTTTGCTAGCAAAAGAAGGTGCCAAAGTTGCAGTCACAGATATCTTAGACAAAGAAGGTAAAACCCTTGTAGAAAACATCACAAACAACGGTGGCGAAGCTGCATATTGGCATCTTGACGTTTCTCAAGAAGCCGAAGTCGAAAAAGTGTTTACGGAAGTTCGCCAAAAATGGGGAAAAATAGATGTTTTAGTGAACAATGCTGGAATTTCGGGAGTCAATAAACCGACGCACGAAATTACAGAAAAAGAATGGAATTCTTTAATGGCGATTAACGTCAATGGCGTATTCTTCTGCACAAAACATGCAATTCCCGCGATGATTGATGCAGGTGGCGGCAGTATTATCAACTTATCTTCAATTTATGGGCTAGTTGGTGCGGCAGATAGTCCACCATACCATGCTTCCAAAGGCGCAGTACGGCTAATGAGTAAAACTGATGCCTTGCTATATGCCAAAAATCACATTCGCGTCAATTCGGTGCATCCTGGTTTTATCTGGACACCAATGGTAGAGTCATTTATTCAGCAACAAGGCGAGCCGGAAGCTGTACGCCAAAAGTTAGACAGTCTGCATCCGATTGGACATATGGGCGATCCCGATGATATTGCTTATGGTATCCTTTACCTAGCTTCGGATGAATCTAAATTTGTCACAGGTGCAGAATTAGTTATTGATGGCGGTTACACTGCGCAGTAG
- a CDS encoding SDR family oxidoreductase — MASIQDQIVLITGASSGIGAACAKVFAQGKAKLILVARRLERLEELAQELKQYGTQVYCLQLDVCDRTSVESALRSLPEPWQGVDILINNAGLSRGLDKFYEADIQDWEEMIDTNIKGLLYISRLLAPKMVERGRGHIVNIGSIAGHQTYPGGNVYCATKAAVKALSEGMKMDLLGTPVRVTSVDPGMVETEFSQVRFHGDVERANKVYQGMTPLTAEDIAEIVYFCTTRPPHVNISELIVLATDQASATLVHRSTE; from the coding sequence ATGGCTTCAATTCAAGACCAAATTGTACTGATTACAGGAGCAAGTAGCGGTATTGGAGCAGCTTGTGCTAAGGTATTCGCGCAAGGAAAAGCAAAATTAATCCTCGTAGCCCGTCGTTTAGAACGCTTAGAAGAACTAGCCCAAGAGTTAAAGCAATATGGTACTCAAGTTTATTGCTTGCAATTAGATGTGTGCGATCGCACCTCCGTTGAATCAGCACTGCGATCGCTTCCTGAACCTTGGCAAGGTGTTGATATCTTGATTAACAACGCAGGCTTAAGCCGAGGTTTAGACAAATTCTACGAAGCCGATATTCAAGATTGGGAGGAAATGATCGATACAAACATCAAAGGTTTACTCTACATAAGTCGCTTGCTTGCTCCCAAAATGGTCGAGCGCGGACGCGGACATATTGTTAATATTGGTTCTATTGCAGGACATCAAACTTATCCTGGTGGCAATGTCTACTGTGCAACTAAAGCCGCAGTAAAAGCCCTCTCAGAAGGCATGAAAATGGATTTATTAGGCACTCCTGTGCGCGTGACTTCGGTAGATCCTGGAATGGTAGAAACTGAATTTAGTCAAGTTCGCTTTCATGGAGATGTTGAGCGAGCCAACAAAGTTTATCAAGGAATGACACCTCTAACGGCCGAAGATATTGCAGAGATCGTATATTTCTGCACCACCCGTCCGCCACACGTTAACATTAGTGAATTAATCGTGTTAGCAACAGATCAAGCGAGTGCGACATTGGTTCATCGGTCTACTGAGTAG